The following coding sequences are from one Nicotiana tomentosiformis chromosome 3, ASM39032v3, whole genome shotgun sequence window:
- the LOC104101876 gene encoding sucrose-phosphate synthase 4, whose product MAENEWLNGYLEAILDAGTDRNGTQKERKAASIEDRNNLKNTSVRDNNKIEETLRFEKFEIQKEKAEKLFSPTTYFVEEVVNSFDESDLHKTWIKVVATRNSRERNNRLENMCWRIWHLARKKKQIAWDDAQKLVIRRLELEKGRFDALEDLSELSEGEKEKTDVNTSDSHHVISRINSVTQMWPDEDKPRQLYIVLISIHGLVRGENMELGRDSDTGGQVKYVVELARALANMEGVHRVDLLTRQITSPEVDSSYGEPIEMLSCPSHAFGSCGAYIVRIPCGPRDKYIPKESLWPYIPEFVDGALSHIVNMARAIGEQVNAGKAVWPYVIHGHYADAGEVAARLSGTLNVPMVLTGHSLGRNKFEQLLKQGRLTKEDINTTYKIMRRIEGEELGLDAAEMVVTSTKQEIDEQWGLYDGFDIQLERKLRVRRRRGVSCLGRYMPRMVVIPPGMDFSNVNAQDLLEGDGDLKSLIGTDKSQKRPIPHIWSEIMRFFVNPHKPMILALSRPDPKKNVTTLLRAFGECQALRELANLTLILGNRDDIDDMSSSSSAVLTTVIKLIDKYNLYGQVAYPKHHKQPDVPDIYRLAAKTKGVFINPALVEPFGLTLIEAAAYGLPIVATKNGGPVDILKALNNGLLIDPHDQKAIADALLKLVADKNLWLECRKNGLKNIHRFSWPEHCRNYLSHVQHCRNRHPANRLEVMKPTLEEPMSESLRDVEDLSLKFSIDVDFKANGELDMARRQQELVEKLSRKANSISKPIISYCPGRRQVLYVVATDCYNSKGTPTETLSLTVKNIMQVAGSRSSQIGLVLSTGLSLDETKEALNSCPTNLEDFDALICSSGSEIYYPWRDFGLDEDYEAHIEYRWAGENIKSAVMRLGKHEEGSEHDIAQCSSACSSRCYSYSITPGAKVPKVNDLRQRLRMRGFRCSVIYTHAASRLNVTPLFASRSQALRYLSVRWGVDLSSMVVFVGEKGDTDYEGLLVGLHKTVILKGSVEHASEMLLHNEDSFRTDDVVPQDSTNICVAEGYEPQDISAALEKLEVM is encoded by the exons ATGGCGGAGAACGAATGGTTAAACGGGTATTTGGAGGCAATATTGGACGCAGGGACTGATAGAAATGGGACACAGAAAGAACGTAAAGCTGCAAGTATTGAAGACAGAAACAACTTGAAGAATACTAGTGTGAGGGATAATAATAAAATTGAGGAAACGTTGAGGTTTGAGAAGTTTGAAATCCAGAAAGAGAAGGCAGAGAAGCTGTTTAGTCCCACTACCTactttgttgaagaagttgtcAATAGCTTTGATGAGTCTGACCTACACAAAACTTGGATCAAG GTAGTGGCAACAAGGAATTCTCGTGAGAGGAATAACAGGCTCGAGAATATGTGCTGGCGCATTTGGCATCTTGCCCGCAAGAAGAAACAG ATAGCCTGGGATGATGCCCAAAAGCTAGTAATACGAAGACTTGAACTAGAGAAAGGTCGTTTTGACGCATTAGAAGATCTTTCTGAACTTTCAGAAGGTGAGAAGGAGAAAACAGATGTAAATACATCAGATTCTCACCATGTCATATCAAGGATTAACTCAGTTACTCAGATGTGGCCAGATGAAGATAAACCAAGGCAACTTTACATTGTCTTGATCAG TATCCATGGGTTGGTGCGTGGAGAAAACATGGAACTCGGACGAGATTCTGACACTGGTGGTCAG GTGAAATATGTAGTAGAACTTGCTCGAGCACTTGCAAACATGGAAGGAGTTCATCGAGTTGACCTCCTGACTCGACAGATCACATCTCCAGAGGTTGATTCTAGCTATGGTGAGCCAATTGAGATGCTCTCATGCCCATCTCATGCTTTTGGAAGCTGTGGTGCCTACATAGTTCGAATCCCCTGCGGACCACGTGATAA GTACATTCCAAAAGAATCACTCTGGCCTTACATACCAGAATTTGTTGATGGGGCATTAAGCCACATTGTGAATATGGCAAGAGCTATAGGGGAGCAAGTCAATGCTGGAAAGGCAGTATGGCCTTATGTGATTCATGGGCACTATGCTGATGCAGGAGAGGTAGCAGCTCGCTTGTCTGGTACCTTAAATGTACCAATGGTGTTAACGGGGCACTCACTAGGAAGGAACAAGTTCGAGCAATTGCTTAAGCAGGGCAGACTAACTAAGGAAGACATCAATACCACCTATAAGATAATGAGGAGAATAGAAGGAGAAGAGTTGGGACTTGATGCCGCTGAAATGGTGGTAACTAGCACAAAGCAAGAGATTGATGAACAATGGGGTTTGTATGATGGTTTTGATATTCAGTTGGAGAGGAAACTCAGAGTTAGGAGACGGAGAGGAGTCAGTTGCCTCGGAAGATACATGCCCAGGATGGTG GTTATACCACCAGGGATGGATTTCAGCAACGTGAACGCGCAAGATTTGTTGGAAGGTGATGGAGATCTCAAGTCATTGATTGGGACAGACAAAAGTCAAAAGAGACCTATACCACATATATGGTCTGAG ATCATGCGATTCTTCGTTAACCCTCACAAGCCTATGATACTTGCACTGTCACGTCCAGATCCTAAGAAGAATGTAACTACTTTGCTCAGGGCTTTTGGAGAATGCCAAGCACTTCGAGAACTAGCCAACTTG ACACTGATCCTAGGTAACAGAGATGACATTGATGACATGTCCAGTAGCAGCTCTGCAGTACTCACAACAGTAATAAAGCTCATTGACAAGTACAATTTGTACGGTCAGGTGGCATATCCAAAGCATCATAAGCAACCAGATGTTCCTGATATATATCGCCTGGCTGCAAAAACTAAG GGAGTATTCATCAATCCAGCTCTTGTTGAGCCATTCGGCCTCACTCTGATTGAG GCAGCTGCTTATGGTTTGCCTATAGTTGCTACCAAAAATGGAGGGCCAGTGGATATACTCAAG GCACTAAACAATGGGCTACTCATTGATCCACATGATCAAAAAGCCATAGCAGATGCTCTTCTAAAGCTTGTTGCTGACAAGAACCTATGGCTGGAGTGCCGTAAAAATGGCCTAAAGAATATCCACCGTTTCTCATGGCCAGAGCACTGCCGGAATTACCTCTCCCATGTTCAACACTGCAGAAATCGCCACCCTGCCAATCGTCTTGAGGTCATGAAGCCAACTCTTGAAGAACCTATGAGTGAATCACTAAGAGATGTTGAAGACCTTTCTCTTAAGTTTTCCATTGATGTGGACTTCAAGGCCAATGGGGAGCTTGATATGGCAAGAAGGCAGCAGGAACTTGTAGAGAAACTCTCACGGAAAGCTAATTCAATTAGCAAGCCTATCATTAGCTACTGCCCAGGGAGAAGGCAGGTCCTATATGTAGTGGCAACTGACTGTTACAACAGCAAAGGAACTCCTACTGAAACCTTATCTCTAACAGTCAAGAATATAATGCAAGTTGCAGGATCTAGGTCCAGCCAAATAGGTTTAGTTTTATCCACAGGCTTGAGTTTAGATGAGACTAAAGAAGCGCTAAACAGTTGCCCAACAAATTTAGAAGATTTTGATGCGTTGATTTGTAGCAGTGGAAGTGAAATATACTACCCATGGAGGGACTTTGGATTAGATGAAGACTATGAAGCCCACATTGAGTACCGGTGGGCAGGTGAGAACATTAAATCAGCAGTGATGAGGCTTGGTAAACACGAAGAAGGTTCTGAGCATGACATTGCGCAATGCTCCAGTGCATGTAGCTCTCGATGCTACTCATATAGCATCACGCCAGGAGCCAAA GTGCCAAAAGTTAATGACCTTCGTCAGAGGCTACGCATGAGAGGCTTCCGTTGCAGTGTTATTTACACACATGCTGCATCAAGGTTGAATGTGACACCATTATTTGCATCGAGATCCCAAGCACTTAG GTATCTCTCAGTTAGATGGGGAGTTGATCTTTCCAGTATGGTTGTTTTTGTGGGGGAAAAGGGAGATACAGATTATGAAGGCCTGCTTGTGGGCCTTCACAAGACTGTTATTCTAAAAGGAAGTGTGGAACATGCCAGCGAGATGCTTCTTCACAATGAAGACAGCTTCAGAACAGATGATGTAGTGCCTCAAGATAGCACAAACATATGTGTGGCAGAAGGATATGAACCGCAGGATATCTCTGCAGCCTTGGAGAAGTTAGAGGTCATGTGA
- the LOC104101875 gene encoding uncharacterized protein has product MEEYLQCMKTLRTQMNDVEDQAAKITAEEQMQITILQNLENEINSVKCQTSHLREEIARILEKRGQICSVILEKQRKIASLEADSSTLNQTLELLQQERNNLSAKLLEKSDYYAKTVKDVTAQLGEQQGWIRDCRQNSWDREHREVMDKVGEETGQFEENQDKMTEILKMNMEDARTKLNQLSELKSKLVMENNKVRRSLELVKSKMTNFKAPLTEMDSKSLKEEYQALLSDKDGEAEYLQSLQLQIAKLMRISHSIKCSCGEEFKIDMDLCA; this is encoded by the exons ATGGAAGAGTATTTGCAGTGCATGAAGACTCTCCGCACTCAAATGAACG ATGTGGAGGATCAAGCAGCTAAGATAACAGCCGAAGAGCAAATGCAAATCACGATACTGCAAAATCTCGAAAATGAAATTAACTCAG TGAAATGTCAGACAAGCCATCTCAGAGAGGAAATTGCCAGGATATTGGAGAAAAGGGGGCAGATCTGTTCCGTTATCTTGGAAAAGCAAAGAAAAATTGCTTCTCTAGAAGCTGATTCATCCACCCTCAACCAG ACATTGGAGCTCCTTCAACAAGAGAGAAACAACCTGTCAGCAAAACTTCTTGAGAAAAG TGATTATTATGCTAAGACTGTTAAAGATGTAACTGCTCAGCTAGGAGAACAGCAG GGTTGGATCAGAGATTGCAGACAGAACTCGTGGGATAGAGAGCATCGCGAG GTGATGGACAAAGTTGGTGAGGAAACTGGTCAATTTGAAG AGAATCAGGATAAAATGACAGAAATCCTAAAGATGAATATGGAAGATGCTAGAACAAAGCTAAACCAGCTGAGTGAGCTGAAGTCAAAACTTGTAATGGAAAACAACAAG GTAAGGAGATCACTTGAGCTTGTGAAGTCGAAGATGACAAATTTCAAG GCACCACTAACAGAAATGGATAGCAAATCCTTAAAAGAGGAGTACCAAGCACTTCTCTCAGACAAAGATGGAGAGGCAGAGTATCTGCAGTCTTTACAACTCCAGATTGCAAAATTGATG AGGATTTCCCACAGTATCAAATGTTCTTGTGGAGAGGAGTTCAAGATAGACATGGATCTTTGTGCATGA